In Helicobacter pylori, a single genomic region encodes these proteins:
- a CDS encoding bifunctional riboflavin kinase/FAD synthetase translates to MLNFLSISSEPEIKSLAIGKFDGLHLGHQALFKELKDPKALLIIEKKHYTKGYLTPLKYRAKLVGMPLFFVYLEEISLLNALEFLDLLKKKFPNLERLVVGYDFRFGHGRQNDALFLKERFEKTIIVPEVKVQNISVHSKMIKLALSHGDLLLANKLLGRPYEVCGKVISDQGLGHKELAPTLNITTKDFILPGFGVYASLVKIKDQIYQKSVSFIGNRLSTDHNFAIECHAIDTIIENPPKEIALRWVQKIRDNMRFNSLKELKNQIQQDILMAKEILR, encoded by the coding sequence ATGTTGAATTTTTTATCCATTTCAAGCGAGCCTGAGATTAAAAGCCTAGCTATCGGTAAATTTGATGGCTTGCATCTAGGGCATCAAGCCCTTTTTAAGGAATTAAAAGATCCCAAAGCCCTTTTAATCATAGAAAAAAAACATTACACTAAAGGCTATTTAACCCCCCTAAAATACCGCGCTAAACTCGTGGGCATGCCTTTATTTTTTGTGTATTTAGAAGAGATTTCACTCCTAAATGCTTTAGAATTTTTAGATCTTTTAAAAAAGAAATTCCCCAATTTAGAACGCCTAGTGGTGGGTTATGATTTCAGGTTTGGGCATGGGAGGCAAAATGACGCTTTATTTTTAAAAGAGCGTTTTGAAAAAACCATTATTGTGCCTGAAGTGAAGGTCCAAAACATTAGCGTGCATTCTAAGATGATCAAACTAGCCCTAAGTCATGGCGACTTGCTTTTAGCTAACAAGCTCTTAGGCAGGCCTTATGAAGTGTGCGGGAAAGTCATTAGCGATCAAGGCTTAGGGCATAAAGAATTAGCGCCTACTTTAAATATAACAACTAAAGATTTTATCCTCCCTGGTTTTGGGGTGTATGCGAGTTTAGTGAAAATAAAAGATCAAATTTATCAAAAAAGCGTGAGTTTTATAGGCAATCGCTTAAGCACGGATCACAATTTCGCCATAGAATGCCATGCAATTGACACTATCATAGAAAACCCGCCTAAAGAAATCGCTTTGCGTTGGGTTCAAAAAATACGAGACAACATGCGTTTTAATTCTTTAAAAGAGCTTAAAAATCAGATCCAACAAGACATCTTAATGGCCAAAGAGATTTTGAGATAA
- a CDS encoding ABC transporter ATP-binding protein translates to MKLFFRRYSKYLKEHYKSFIVVLFSSLVVALSTAWGTYLVKPTLDEIFINKDTHMLKILPFLVILAYLGKSGGMYLGTYFTNFIGLDIVKKIRNTMLESLLKMEMDFFNRTKKGELIARITNDIGLIRASLSNYLSESIREGLTVVGLVGVVIYQSPKLALVGLVIMPLAAIPISKIIRKVKKLAKSHQESNAKITARLSEVFNNVEAIKISNGEKLEHRAFVKENEAFFKIGIKNIAVAEISSPLMEFLGSIAIALVIYLGGNEVIRGHISVGAFFSFITALFMLYTPIKRLTRIVSNFQEALVASDRIHEILEREPVIVDGELTLNNAIHTIEFKKVWLAYALDNQERYVLSDISLKFQQNEIIALKGESGSGKSSLVNLILRLYEPSQGEIFINDQKIESITQKSLREKISVVTQRVFIFNGSVAENVAYGLEIDEVKIKECLKKAQALDFVEKMPHGIESILDEFGANLSGGQRQRIAIARALYKDAQVLIFDEATSALDNHTEESVKQSILELKQNRLIILISHNPSTLKLATKHVKLEHGRLVEC, encoded by the coding sequence TTGAAACTCTTTTTCAGGCGGTATTCTAAATACCTTAAAGAGCATTATAAAAGTTTTATAGTGGTTTTATTTTCTTCTTTAGTGGTGGCTTTAAGCACGGCTTGGGGGACTTATTTGGTCAAGCCCACTTTAGATGAAATTTTTATCAATAAAGACACTCACATGCTCAAAATCCTGCCTTTTTTAGTGATTTTGGCGTATTTGGGTAAGAGTGGGGGCATGTATTTAGGCACTTATTTCACTAACTTTATTGGGCTTGATATTGTCAAAAAAATACGCAATACTATGTTAGAAAGCCTTCTCAAAATGGAAATGGATTTTTTTAACAGGACTAAAAAGGGCGAATTGATCGCAAGGATCACCAATGACATAGGTTTGATTAGAGCGAGTTTGTCCAATTATCTTTCAGAGAGTATAAGAGAGGGGCTAACGGTTGTTGGGTTAGTGGGGGTGGTGATCTATCAAAGCCCTAAATTAGCGCTAGTGGGGCTAGTCATCATGCCGCTAGCCGCTATTCCTATCAGTAAAATCATTCGTAAGGTTAAAAAACTCGCTAAATCCCATCAAGAGAGTAACGCCAAAATCACCGCTCGTTTGAGCGAAGTCTTTAACAATGTGGAAGCGATTAAAATCTCTAATGGCGAAAAATTAGAGCATAGGGCTTTTGTGAAAGAAAATGAAGCGTTTTTTAAAATCGGTATCAAAAACATCGCTGTGGCTGAAATTTCTTCGCCTTTAATGGAGTTTTTAGGCTCAATCGCTATAGCGTTAGTGATTTATTTAGGGGGGAATGAAGTGATTAGGGGCCATATTAGCGTGGGGGCGTTTTTTTCTTTCATCACGGCCCTTTTTATGCTCTATACGCCGATCAAACGCTTAACTAGGATTGTTTCTAATTTTCAAGAAGCCTTAGTCGCTAGCGACAGGATTCATGAGATTTTAGAAAGAGAGCCGGTTATTGTTGATGGGGAATTGACGCTAAATAACGCCATACACACCATAGAGTTTAAAAAAGTATGGCTGGCTTATGCACTAGACAATCAAGAGCGTTATGTTTTAAGCGATATTAGTTTGAAATTCCAACAAAATGAAATCATCGCTTTAAAAGGCGAAAGCGGGAGCGGTAAAAGCTCATTAGTGAATCTGATTTTACGCCTTTATGAGCCAAGCCAGGGCGAAATTTTCATCAATGATCAAAAAATAGAGAGCATCACTCAAAAATCCTTAAGAGAAAAGATTAGCGTTGTCACTCAAAGGGTGTTTATTTTTAACGGGAGCGTGGCTGAAAATGTGGCGTATGGTTTAGAAATTGATGAGGTGAAAATCAAAGAATGCCTAAAAAAAGCTCAAGCCTTAGATTTTGTGGAAAAAATGCCTCATGGGATAGAGAGCATTTTAGATGAATTTGGCGCTAATCTTAGTGGTGGCCAACGCCAAAGAATCGCCATTGCAAGAGCTTTGTATAAAGACGCTCAAGTTTTAATCTTTGATGAAGCCACTTCCGCTTTAGACAATCACACAGAAGAGAGCGTCAAACAAAGCATTTTAGAATTGAAACAAAACCGCTTGATCATTCTCATCTCGCACAACCCAAGCACGCTTAAATTAGCCACCAAGCATGTGAAATTAGAGCATGGGCGTTTGGTAGAATGCTAA
- the pyrB gene encoding aspartate carbamoyltransferase: MPKKCRHLLQTSDLSLDEIKLLLNKASVYANDFNAVSLETKEKMQNKIIVALFFENSTRTVSSFEIASLRLGAKIVKLNMQTSSASKGETLIDTFKNIHAMQPDAIITRHAFSSAPFKLAEFSQCPLINAGSGTSAHPTQALLDLLTLYRHFGGLENLKGKKIAFIGDVKNSRVANSNIKLLQRLGLEIMLCAPSSMLPTTPLKTTHNIEEAIEFADILMSLRTQTERHNAPIFASLKDYGNAYCITQKRLSAHAKNKEIIILHPGPVHRDIDIESAVLEDKRSKVLEQVKNGVAMRMAVLEFLLLD, from the coding sequence ATGCCAAAAAAATGCCGACACTTGCTCCAAACCAGCGATTTAAGCCTAGATGAAATCAAGCTTTTATTGAACAAAGCGAGCGTTTATGCGAACGATTTTAACGCCGTATCTTTAGAAACGAAAGAAAAAATGCAAAATAAAATCATCGTGGCGTTATTTTTTGAAAATTCCACCAGAACGGTGTCTAGTTTTGAAATCGCAAGCCTAAGGTTGGGGGCAAAAATAGTGAAATTAAACATGCAAACAAGCTCCGCTTCAAAGGGTGAAACTTTGATAGACACTTTCAAAAATATCCATGCCATGCAGCCTGACGCTATCATCACACGGCATGCTTTTTCAAGCGCGCCTTTTAAATTAGCCGAATTTTCACAATGCCCCTTGATTAACGCAGGAAGCGGCACAAGCGCTCATCCTACCCAAGCGTTATTAGATTTGCTCACCCTTTATCGGCATTTTGGCGGTTTAGAAAATCTAAAAGGGAAGAAAATCGCTTTCATAGGCGATGTGAAAAATTCCAGAGTAGCTAATAGCAACATTAAATTGCTCCAAAGGCTAGGGCTTGAGATCATGCTGTGCGCTCCAAGCTCCATGCTCCCTACCACTCCTTTAAAAACGACGCACAACATTGAAGAAGCGATAGAATTTGCTGACATCTTAATGAGTTTGAGGACCCAAACCGAACGGCACAACGCACCCATTTTTGCGAGCTTGAAAGATTACGGCAACGCTTATTGCATCACCCAAAAACGCCTAAGCGCTCACGCTAAAAATAAAGAGATCATTATTTTACACCCAGGCCCGGTGCATAGGGATATTGATATAGAAAGCGCAGTGTTAGAAGACAAGCGTTCTAAAGTCTTAGAGCAAGTCAAAAATGGCGTGGCAATGCGCATGGCGGTGTTGGAGTTTTTGCTATTAGATTGA
- a CDS encoding restriction endonuclease: protein MKKVLFFIFVILFSVGIYLAWNVLLEKALELKLVTSANDLLLKLFALLGVFSMLVLFQGVISSYKERQLKRILQKIDAMNGFEFEEYSKIFFTSKGFEVTITQKSGDYGADLIVEKDGVKWAVQAKRYSHKVSPKAIQEVVSSKAYYACEKACVITNSYFTQAAQKLAQANEVLLIDRDEWVKFLGGKN from the coding sequence ATGAAAAAGGTTTTATTCTTTATTTTTGTCATTTTGTTTTCGGTAGGGATTTATTTAGCATGGAATGTTTTATTGGAAAAAGCCTTAGAATTGAAATTAGTAACCTCGGCTAACGATTTGCTTTTAAAATTGTTCGCGCTTCTTGGCGTTTTTTCCATGTTAGTGCTTTTTCAAGGCGTTATCTCTTCGTATAAGGAGCGCCAACTCAAACGCATTTTGCAAAAAATAGACGCCATGAACGGCTTTGAATTTGAAGAATATTCTAAAATCTTTTTCACTTCAAAGGGTTTTGAAGTTACAATCACTCAAAAAAGCGGCGATTATGGAGCGGATTTGATTGTAGAAAAAGATGGCGTCAAATGGGCGGTTCAAGCCAAACGCTACTCGCATAAAGTTTCGCCCAAAGCCATTCAAGAGGTGGTCTCTTCTAAAGCTTACTACGCTTGCGAAAAAGCTTGCGTGATCACCAACAGCTACTTCACGCAAGCCGCTCAAAAATTGGCTCAAGCTAACGAAGTGCTTTTGATTGATAGAGACGAATGGGTCAAATTTTTGGGTG
- the hofB gene encoding outer membrane beta-barrel protein HofB gives MKNSAPLKNQVFCGLYVLSLSASLQAFDYKIEVLAESFSKVGFNKKKIDIARGIYPTETFVTAVGQGNIYADFLSKSLKDQGHVLEGKVGGTLGGIAYDSTKFNQGGSVIYNYIGYWDGYLGGKRALLDGTSIHECALGSDGKVIDSIACGNARANKIRRNYLMNNAFLEYRYKDIFAAKGGRYQSNAPYMSGYTQGFEISAKVKDKNDGSHKLWWFSSWGRAFAYGEWIYDFYSPRTVVKNGRTLNYGIHLVNYTYERKGVSISPFFQFSPGTYYSPGVAVGYDSNPNFNGVGFRSETKAYILLPVHAPLRRDTYRYAVKAGTAGQSLLIRQRFDYNEFNFGGAFYKVWKNANAYIGTTGNPLGIDFWTNSVYDIGQALSHVVTADAVSGWVFGGGVHKKWLWGTLWRWTSGALANEASAAVNVGYKISKSLTASVKLEYFGVMTHAGFTVGSYRPTPGSKVLYSDRSHLMTTLSAKF, from the coding sequence ATGAAAAATAGCGCGCCTTTAAAGAATCAAGTTTTTTGCGGGTTATATGTTTTAAGTTTGAGCGCTTCTTTGCAAGCGTTTGATTATAAAATTGAAGTTTTAGCGGAGTCCTTTTCTAAAGTTGGCTTTAATAAAAAAAAGATTGATATAGCTAGGGGGATTTATCCTACAGAGACTTTTGTAACCGCTGTAGGTCAGGGCAATATCTATGCGGATTTTTTATCCAAAAGCCTTAAAGATCAAGGGCATGTTTTAGAGGGAAAAGTCGGTGGCACGCTAGGAGGGATTGCTTATGATAGCACGAAATTCAATCAAGGTGGATCGGTTATTTATAACTACATCGGTTATTGGGATGGCTATTTAGGGGGTAAAAGAGCTTTGCTTGATGGCACGAGTATCCATGAGTGCGCGCTTGGTTCTGATGGCAAGGTGATTGATTCTATAGCGTGCGGGAACGCTAGGGCTAATAAAATCCGCCGTAATTATTTGATGAATAACGCTTTTTTAGAATACCGCTATAAGGATATATTTGCGGCTAAAGGGGGGCGTTATCAATCCAATGCTCCTTATATGAGCGGTTACACGCAAGGCTTTGAAATCAGCGCTAAAGTCAAGGATAAAAATGATGGGAGTCATAAACTATGGTGGTTTAGCTCATGGGGTAGGGCGTTCGCTTATGGGGAGTGGATTTATGATTTTTACTCTCCAAGAACCGTGGTTAAAAACGGGCGCACTCTAAATTATGGTATCCATTTAGTGAACTACACTTATGAGAGAAAAGGGGTTAGCATCAGCCCTTTTTTCCAATTTTCGCCCGGGACTTATTATAGCCCTGGGGTGGCTGTAGGCTATGATAGTAACCCTAATTTCAATGGCGTGGGCTTTAGATCCGAAACGAAGGCTTATATTTTGCTCCCTGTCCATGCCCCCTTAAGAAGAGATACTTATCGTTACGCTGTGAAAGCTGGCACTGCCGGGCAAAGCTTGCTTATTAGGCAACGATTTGATTACAATGAATTTAATTTTGGGGGAGCGTTTTATAAAGTGTGGAAAAACGCAAACGCTTACATCGGCACGACAGGAAACCCTTTAGGCATTGATTTTTGGACCAATAGCGTTTATGATATAGGGCAAGCTTTAAGCCATGTGGTAACCGCTGATGCCGTCTCTGGTTGGGTTTTTGGTGGGGGCGTGCATAAAAAATGGCTGTGGGGGACTTTATGGCGTTGGACTAGCGGCGCTTTAGCCAATGAAGCGAGCGCGGCTGTTAATGTGGGCTATAAAATCAGTAAGAGTTTGACAGCGAGCGTGAAATTAGAATACTTTGGCGTGATGACGCATGCAGGCTTTACGGTGGGGAGTTACAGACCCACGCCCGGCTCTAAAGTGCTTTATTCAGACAGGAGCCATTTGATGACAACCCTTAGCGCTAAATTCTAA
- a CDS encoding TlyA family RNA methyltransferase yields MRLDYALFNQHLANSREKAKALVLKNQVLVNKVVISKPSFIVEEGDQIELIATNPFVSRAGEKLGAFLEDHFIDFKEKVVLDVGASKGGFSQVALLKGAKKVLCVDVGKMQLDENLRNDTRIECYEECDIRGFKTPETIDLVLCDVSFISLYCILEAILPLSDEFLALFKPQFEVGRKIKRNKKGVVMDKKAILNALENFKNHLKTKDFQILKIQESLVKGKNGNVEFFIHFKRA; encoded by the coding sequence ATGCGATTAGATTACGCCTTATTCAACCAGCATTTAGCAAATAGCAGAGAAAAAGCTAAAGCGTTGGTTTTAAAAAATCAGGTTTTAGTCAATAAGGTAGTCATCTCTAAACCCTCTTTTATCGTTGAAGAGGGTGATCAAATTGAATTAATCGCTACCAATCCATTCGTTAGCAGGGCTGGGGAAAAATTAGGGGCTTTTTTAGAAGATCATTTTATAGATTTTAAAGAAAAGGTGGTTTTAGATGTGGGAGCGAGCAAGGGGGGCTTTAGTCAAGTGGCTCTTTTAAAAGGGGCCAAAAAGGTGCTTTGCGTGGATGTGGGGAAAATGCAATTAGATGAAAATTTAAGGAACGATACACGCATAGAATGTTACGAAGAATGCGATATTAGAGGGTTTAAAACGCCAGAAACAATTGATTTAGTGCTTTGTGATGTGAGCTTTATTTCTTTATATTGTATTTTAGAAGCGATTTTGCCTTTAAGCGATGAATTTTTGGCGCTTTTCAAACCGCAATTTGAAGTGGGTAGAAAAATAAAACGCAATAAAAAGGGGGTGGTAATGGATAAAAAAGCCATTTTGAACGCTTTAGAAAACTTTAAAAACCATTTAAAAACAAAGGATTTTCAAATCTTAAAGATCCAAGAAAGCTTAGTGAAAGGGAAAAACGGGAATGTTGAATTTTTTATCCATTTCAAGCGAGCCTGA
- a CDS encoding neuraminyllactose-binding hemagglutinin family protein, which translates to MLRVLSVGVVFILLGCQFFNKTTLHLKYKDYPKNSALKTASTLTPPKIFFNARFVPPFYQKEFKKAITQQIAYFLKDKSTLTFNISGNVFFSFEESPKDLKAIKERLKKTIEPNTDPKSVMQFLNLQASLILECVPQTTCPFDTLLIPTAFSVPVYYANRLGDNPSLFSQEDKSYHNALIKALNKAYYSLMEGLEKRLNAIENAEWL; encoded by the coding sequence ATGCTAAGGGTTTTAAGCGTTGGTGTCGTTTTTATTTTACTAGGGTGTCAGTTTTTCAACAAAACGACGCTCCACTTAAAATATAAAGATTACCCCAAAAACAGCGCTTTAAAAACCGCTTCCACTTTAACCCCCCCTAAAATCTTTTTTAACGCTCGTTTTGTGCCGCCCTTTTACCAAAAAGAATTTAAAAAAGCGATCACCCAGCAAATCGCTTATTTTTTAAAAGATAAAAGCACTCTCACTTTCAATATTTCAGGCAATGTTTTTTTTTCTTTTGAAGAGAGTCCTAAGGATTTAAAAGCCATTAAAGAAAGGCTTAAAAAGACGATTGAGCCTAACACTGACCCTAAATCTGTCATGCAGTTTTTAAACCTTCAAGCGAGCTTGATTTTAGAATGCGTCCCGCAAACCACTTGCCCGTTTGACACCCTTTTAATCCCCACTGCTTTCAGCGTGCCTGTTTATTACGCTAATCGTTTGGGCGATAACCCCTCTCTTTTTTCCCAAGAAGACAAATCCTATCATAACGCTTTAATCAAGGCCCTTAATAAGGCTTACTATTCTCTTATGGAGGGTTTAGAAAAGCGTTTGAACGCTATAGAAAATGCAGAGTGGCTTTAA